Below is a genomic region from Acidobacteriota bacterium.
GCGCACCCCATCCCCGATGCTACGGAGCCTTCCCCAGATTTCTGGGACGGCTGCGGCGGCGCTTGGGGAGTCTGAGCCTGGAGACGATGGTCCAGCGGATGACGGACGGGCCGGCGCGCCGCTTCGGATTGAGCGGGCGGGGCCGGTTGCAGGCGGGGTATTTCGCCGACCTGGTGGCCTTCGACCCGGGCACGGTCACAGATAGCGCTACCTATGAAGACCCCAAGCAGTTTCCCGTGGGCATACCCTGGGTGGTGGTCAATGGTCAGGTGGCGGTGGAAGAGGGGCGATGTACCGGGGTCCTGGCCGGCCAGGCAGTCCCGTGACAAATGGATTCATTGAAGACGGCCCAACATGAGGTTCCGAAGGCTGCGCCATCCCATTGCCGCCTCAACCTTCGGAGGGCTTCTCTTTCCGTTTGGGGCGAATGTCCAGACCGGGCACGCCCAAATCCAATCGGAAGAGCGCTCCGGGCGTGCCTCCCGTGACGAAGAGCTGATCCAGCCTGGGTCCGCCGAAGGCGCAATTGCTGGTGGTGAGGTTTCCCCCGGGATAGCGGCGGATGAGCTTGCCCTCGGGGTCCAGGACCTGAACCTGGCGCATCCCGTAGTGGGCCACGTAGAGGTTTCCGGCAGCATCCAGGCAAATGCCGTCGGGTTGGTTGCCGATCTGCTCTCCCTCCTTCGTGGGCAGATCGGCGAATACCTGCATGGGGCCTACCTTGCCAGGCGAGAGCACCTCGTAAAGCAGTATACGGTTCTTCTGACTTTCGGCGACCAGCAACCGCTTTCGATCGGGAGTCAGGACGATGCCGTTGGGGTAGGCCAGCCCTCCGGTCACCAAGTGGGTGGTTCCCTCAGGATCCACGTAGTGAACGGTGCCGATGGGATTGGACAGGCCGGTTCCCTCCGGGTCGGTAAAATAGAAACCTCCCTCCGGGTCCAGGGTCAGGTCGTTGGGTCCCTTTAGCGGCTTGCCCTCGCATTCCTTGGAGGCCGGTTCCATCATGTTTCCCTCGGCATCCAGACGCAGCACGGCGTGATGGGTGGCGTCGCAGACCAGGTGGGTGCCGTCCGCCAGAATCTTGTGGCCGTTGGGTTCCCCGGTCTCCGCCCACACGCGATGCTTTCCATCGGGGGTCACCACCGTGATCACCCTCTCGTGGGAAAAGTAGATGTTCCCTTCGCGATCGATCACCACCCCCTCGGAATAGTCATTGGTGCGGACGATCTCCA
It encodes:
- a CDS encoding SMP-30/gluconolactonase/LRE family protein, with product MIREHRAGLGVIVLAIVCGWSLGCGSAGEPDSAIAPSDKKAVLPEAEAVQPVEIVRTNDYSEGVVIDREGNIYFSHERVITVVTPDGKHRVWAETGEPNGHKILADGTHLVCDATHHAVLRLDAEGNMMEPASKECEGKPLKGPNDLTLDPEGGFYFTDPEGTGLSNPIGTVHYVDPEGTTHLVTGGLAYPNGIVLTPDRKRLLVAESQKNRILLYEVLSPGKVGPMQVFADLPTKEGEQIGNQPDGICLDAAGNLYVAHYGMRQVQVLDPEGKLIRRYPGGNLTTSNCAFGGPRLDQLFVTGGTPGALFRLDLGVPGLDIRPKRKEKPSEG